In the genome of Kluyveromyces marxianus DMKU3-1042 DNA, complete genome, chromosome 1, one region contains:
- the SNT1 gene encoding Snt1p has protein sequence MPPHHRLGEKKRYHYGGGPSGRYGSFSSGQEGSGSGSSGSRHSRYDPNATVRGPHSSRPSSRFNPNVSVTDTKRGSTDGNASNANGSRNGPSNSTHGNGVTNANTSAGVSPSASNSTSISPSTSHNHNTITNPVNASSTSNNTNSNSNHHVNSNAPASASSSSRWAGSHSRYNPQAGVSVTNNTPALSTSSAQGGPATAPSASTSGSPYYPSNTLNGSSKYSYVSGRSQRPRSSFDTFPPNASADLYDNSTKHAFSGAKTAMSGSSASIPGGNNLNNSLGSNSRNSYWGNRGSRSGGKYHSGSRYNGFRKYPFDYGFHDMPDIPKSKKSFDTSSHPSKSSLINSVPQTTRKVEEQVSHNHKRIDISAEEYTGDSDTRSYSSFQEKTDGQDEGSELDDESQMYDMNNNGTPTTDRKQESFSLLENKDNKAKNTAQKEEGRESRQQSPHTVMNDDSNVMLDVSDNTKKSDKIDEEYDDEPKKTSVVDNDVPTSINNNDEKEDSHVTEKDDFDEEDAEKLLENSLQNLTGPLAEKQHIPPQDYISKAEPYPTPIHPIEECIFPMQEPQMKLWMLKNKPRADRIKNQKYLLKKPVQYLFEYPFFTKAWIIHEQAVKPVVIKNLAEIKRYEYLRKLQLKDQFFKLENEWTKKCERMSKLSETLHRTDSEEDHKKHTNDNKVQENTNGETDRRPTSSRRRNRADFVDDNDIENVLLQIDPDYKHHQLAATIPPMIINPVEKFACLFKDVNNLVTDKDKWASRVLSDGIDTFTPYEHELFIEGYLSYPKKFGKISHYMGNLRTPEECVLHYYRTKKTSKYKKLLLEKHKKRKASIGRRKKEKDKTEAKRKEDDEKETKKSETEPSETATSTVEKNLSAEETEKAPALAPKIESPPLVKPIEEVPPSQPVPVAASVSVNENSTLNTNVTEGETETEVKKESDTESENEVTTDGDSVLKQQLVDAEESLRETATPQTVIHQQSLPHHDEVIAEGSQVVENVTANVVGQDNDSEKAISSSNDLDKAGSHPKVDGDSEGVLKHPLSEQQLANHTEQPMKKKIKQSDINHKSSYWSVQESKMFPELVKEFGSNWTAISQKLGTKSTTMVKNYFQRKAGQNGWYALVEMGNNNHNHNQSNSGLSTTATSDQVNKPVAIAPAPGNVGNIATSAPSTGSGQGLINMPRSSNLPFGTANNERSNMGLNELPSVTQQQQQQQQQQQQQPQHQPQQPPVGYFSDNGLPAIHSPAFTLTRNEDSFSNLPTPTQGLPVQHMPAISSFNTHNMLPKLNAGTIHSEPQMQLPVQKNIATGSDSTMNKPQGASVHFPHNIVGNTGNSVTQSYTVAPSRRSSIRSLLNDGEDSKPTRSATPPNITPTVSSTTLPALRPMSTTSAMPLQSIAPSRSTEPVASKVIVQELSHTKTYTNANLTHNAVPQNIAPIQNTQLLPVPSVSSINFANDPLAALAAVASSTEAFGLVPAAPPNNQHQHHQSIKQNNTDSNGHIH, from the coding sequence ATGCCGCCTCATCATCGTCTTGGAGAGAAGAAACGGTATCATTACGGAGGTGGTCCTTCTGGACGATATGGCTCTTTTTCGTCAGGACAAGAGGGTTCTGGGAGTGGTAGCAGTGGTTCTAGACATTCGCGATATGATCCCAATGCTACAGTACGAGGCCCGCATTCGTCCCGTCCCAGCTCACGATTCAATCCGAACGTATCAGTGACGGACACTAAACGTGGGTCTACAGATGGAAACGCGAGCAACGCCAATGGGAGCCGAAATGGACCCAGTAACAGTACGCACGGTAATGGCGTTACTAATGCGAACACCAGTGCTGGCGTCAGTCCCAGTGCTAGTAACAGTACCAGTATCAGTCCCAGTACGAGTCACAATCACAATACCATTACTAACCCTGTGAATGCCAGTTCTACGAGTAACAAtacaaattcaaattcaaatcaCCATGTTAATAGCAATGCACCAGCATCTGCATCTTCGTCTTCCAGATGGGCGGGCTCTCATAGCCGATATAATCCACAGGCTGGCGTTTCCGTAACGAATAACACACCAGCGTTGTCCACATCTTCTGCACAAGGGGGTCCAGCAACAGCTCCTTCCGCCAGCACGAGTGGTAGTCCGTATTATCCTTCAAACACTCTAAATGGTTCTAGCAAATATTCGTACGTTTCTGGTAGATCACAACGACCAAGAAGCTCTTTTGATACATTTCCCCCCAACGCTTCAGCAGACTTATACGATAACAGCACGAAACATGCTTTTTCTGGCGCTAAAACGGCAATGAGTGGTAGCTCTGCCTCGATACCGGGTGGAAATAATCTCAATAACAGCTTGGGAAGcaattcaagaaattcttACTGGGGCAACAGAGGTTCCAGGAGTGGTGGGAAATACCACTCGGGATCAAGGTATAATGGTTTCAGGAAATATCCCTTTGATTATGGATTTCACGATATGCCGGACATTCCAAAGTCGAAAAAATCATTTGATACTTCATCGCAtccttcaaaatcaagCTTAATCAACTCTGTTCCACAAACCACTCGGAAAGTGGAAGAACAGGTCTCGCATAATCACAAAAGAATAGATATTAGTGCAGAGGAATATACTGGAGATAGCGACACTAGGTCTTATAGTAgctttcaagaaaaaactGATGGGCAAGATGAAGGTTCGGAGCTTGATGATGAGTCTCAAATGTACGATATGAATAATAATGGTACACCTACTACGGATCGTAAGCAGGAAAGCTTTAGTTTacttgaaaacaaagacaaCAAAGCTAAAAATACAGCTCAGAAAGAGGAAGGGCGTGAAAGTAGACAACAGTCGCCTCATACTGTAATGAATGATGATTCTAATGTAATGTTAGATGTATCAGATAATACCAAGAAATCAGATAAAATAGACGAagaatatgatgatgaacCGAAGAAGACTTCAGTGGTTGATAATGATGTTCCAACTTCGATAAACaacaatgatgaaaaagagGACTCACATGTTACTGAAAAGGATGAtttcgatgaagaagatgcaGAGAAACTACTCGAGAACTCTCTTCAAAATTTAACAGGTCCATTGGCTGAGAAACAACATATACCACCACAAgattatatttcaaaggCAGAACCTTATCCAACACCAATCCATCCTATAGAAGAATGTATATTCCCGATGCAGGAGCCTCAGATGAAACTCTGGATGTTAAAGAATAAACCAAGAGCAGATAGAATCAAGAACCAAAAGtatcttttgaaaaaacctgttcaatatctttttgaatatcCTTTCTTCACTAAAGCATGGATTATACATGAACAGGCTGTCAAGCCCGTTGTTATCAAGAATCTAGCCGAGATAAAACGATATGAATATCTCAGAAAATTACAGTTGAAGGatcaatttttcaagctTGAAAACGAATGGACTAAGAAATGTGAACGTATGTCAAAACTCAGTGAAACTTTGCACAGAACAGACTCAGAAGAGGATCATAAAAAACATACAAACGACAATAAAGTGCAAGAAAATACTAATGGAGAAACTGATAGACGTCCTACAAGTTCTCGTAGAAGAAATAGAGCGgattttgttgatgataACGATATTGAAAATGTTTTACTTCAAATTGATCCTGACTATAAGCATCATCAACTTGCAGCTACGATTCCTCCAATGATTATCAATCCAGTGGAAAAATTTGCCtgtcttttcaaagatgttAATAACCTTGTAACGGATAAAGATAAGTGGGCTAGCAGAGTTTTATCCGATGGGATCGACACATTTACTCCTTATGAGCACGAACTTTTCATAGAAGGTTATCTATCATATCCAAAgaaatttggaaaaatttCTCACTATATGGGTAACCTGAGAACACCAGAAGAGTGTGTTCTACATTATTACAGGACTAAGAAAACAAGCAAGTACAAGAAATTGTTATTGGAAAAACATAAGAAGCGGAAAGCAAGTATAGGACGTCgtaagaaggaaaaagataaGACAGAAGCCAAAAGGaaggaagatgatgaaaaggaaacaaagaaaagtgaAACTGAGCCTTCAGAAACAGCAACCTCGACTGTGGAAAAGAACTTATCGGctgaagaaacagaaaaggCACCTGCTCTTGCACCAAAAATAGAATCACCGCCATTAGTAAAGCCAATTGAAGAGGTTCCTCCTTCTCAACCTGTGCCTGTAGCAGCGTCAGTGTCTGTGAATGAAAATTCTACGTTAAATACAAATGTTACAGAAGGAGAAACTGAAACTGAGgtaaagaaagaatctGATACAGAATCTGAAAATGAGGTAACCACTGATGGTGATTCTGTACTTAAGCAACAACTCGTTGACGCAGAGGAATCACTTCGTGAAACAGCTACTCCTCAAACAGTTATTCATCAACAATCATTGCCCCACCATGATGAAGTTATTGCAGAAGGATCTCAAGTGGTAGAGAACGTAACGGCTAATGTTGTAGGACAGGATAATGACTCTGAAAAAGCGATATCTTCATCTAATGATTTGGATAAGGCTGGCTCTCATCCAAAGGTTGATGGCGATTCAGAAGGTGTACTAAAACACCCGCTATCAGAACAACAATTAGCTAATCATACGGAACAGccaatgaaaaagaagataaaaCAATCTGATATCAATCATAAATCTAGCTATTGGAGTGTGCAAGAATCAAAGATGTTCCCTGAATTGGTGAAAGAGTTTGGCTCTAATTGGACTGCTATTTCTCAAAAGCTTGGGACTAAATCAACAACCATGGTCAAGAACTACTTCCAGAGAAAAGCTGGTCAAAATGGATGGTATGCGCTTGTGGAAATGGGAAACAACAATCATAACCATAATCAATCGAACTCAGGATTATCAACAACTGCAACGAGTGATCAAGTGAATAAACCAGTCGCAATTGCTCCTGCACCTGGTAATGTTGGTAACATTGCTACTTCAGCACCATCAACGGGTAGTGGTCAGGGGCTCATTAACATGCCTAGATCATCCAATCTACCATTTGGTACGGCGAATAATGAAAGATCTAATATGGGCTTGAATGAATTGCCATCTGTGacacaacagcaacagcagcagcaacagcaacagcaacagcaaccacAGCATCAACCACAGCAACCTCCAGTGGGATATTTCTCCGACAACGGCTTACCTGCTATTCACTCACCAGCTTTTACACTAACTAGAAACGAAGACAGCTTCTCTAATTTGCCAACGCCTACACAAGGGTTACCTGTGCAACACATGCCGGCAATATCGTCGTTTAATACGCATAATATGTTGCCTAAATTGAACGCGGGAACTATTCATTCGGAGCCACAAATGCAATTGCCAGTACAAAAGAACATTGCAACTGGTAGTGACTCTACTATGAACAAGCCACAGGGTGCTTCCGTTCACTTCCCTCATAATATCGTGGGAAATACCGGTAATAGTGTAACTCAATCCTATACTGTAGCGCCAAGTCGCAGATCTTCTATTAGAAGCTTGTTGAATGATGGTGAAGACTCCAAACCAACTCGTAGTGCAACTCCCCCAAACATTACACCCACGGTATCGAGTACTACTTTACCAGCACTGAGACCGATGAGCACTACGTCTGCTATGCCGTTACAATCCATTGCGCCTTCTAGGTCTACGGAACCTGTAGCCTCGAAAGtaattgttcaagaattATCTCACACTAAGACATACACTAATGCCAACTTAACCCATAATGCTGTCCCTCAAAACATCGCACCAATTCAGAACACTCAATTGTTGCCTGTTCCTTCAGTATCATCGATAAACTTCGCAAACGATCCACTAGCAGCCCTAGCAGCAGTAGCTTCATCTACTGAAGCGTTTGGTCTGGTACCTGCGGCTCCACCAAACAACcagcatcagcatcatCAATCCATTAAGCAAAATAACACCGATAGCAACGGTCACATTCACTGA
- the CDC6 gene encoding AAA family ATPase CDC6, translating into MFKGLTTPPASPEKQQRKYIGVGVRQPFEAVSSSVTNIDTTEEAHEDLKPKRLAFGSEPLTSKTKSLLQQSSVATCENSWLVTRESEYRDIIEFLQGSIGMKDSNENSLYITGPPGTGKTAQLDIILRDKFQEIVLGPARATLPKHDSDLTNVSYFETQPDVFQPVAVAKINCIALAKPETIFQKLITEFTNTRSPAFHTGASSTVKTLEEFCRSKPSTHFVMILDEMDKLINGNGSGASKTKTILDLFLLAKEPSINVTVIGIANSIDLKDRFLNGLNLQKELLPKVIHFRPYNSDQMFEIVKQKLSVFPQCFELFQPMAIRFATTKCSGSTGDLRRLFDLLRSSVQLFELDSLKSNAVSNVGSKRKVTIAHVAKAVSKFMGSATTRARIGPLNIQHKIVLCSLVHRERFDLHQCICTIDEAYDYYVKLLRRTEVMKPLSKTEFLESCNSLQTCGVVIIDFSRKRNIQSGSQKTIKSSVIEAELQEEISKIELLKRLL; encoded by the coding sequence ATGTTCAAAGGGCTCACCACTCCACCTGCTTCTCCAGAGAAGCAACAGAGGAAATATATAGGCGTAGGGGTACGCCAGCCGTTCGAAGCAGTGAGCAGCAGTGTGACAAACATCGATACGACCGAAGAAGCACATGAGGACTTGAAACCGAAGAGATTGGCATTTGGATCGGAGCCTTTGACTTCGAAAACCAAGTCGCTGTTGCAACAGTCTTCTGTTGCAACTTGTGAGAATTCGTGGCTCGTAACCAGGGAGTCAGAGTACCGCGATATCATTGAATTCCTGCAGGGTTCAATTGGAATGAAGGACTCCAACGAGAACTCACTGTACATCACTGGGCCTCCAGGAACGGGCAAGACGGCTCAGCTAGATATCATTTTGAGAGATAAGTTCCAAGAGATTGTGCTGGGCCCAGCAAGAGCCACATTGCCTAAACACGACTCTGATTTGACAAATGTATCATATTTTGAAACACAACCGGATGTGTTTCAGCCCGTAGCAGTCGCCAAGATCAACTGTATTGCACTCGCAAAGCCCGAGACGATTTTCCAGAAACTAATAACAGAGTTCACCAATACACGCAGCCCAGCTTTCCACACAGGCGCCAGCTCAACAGTGAAGACGTTGGAAGAGTTTTGTAGATCGAAACCAAGCACACATTTCGTCATGATACTAGATGAAATGGATAAACTGATCAATGGAAACGGTTCTGGGGCATCAAAAACGAAGACTATCCTCGATCTCTTCTTATTGGCAAAAGAGCCTAGCATTAATGTAACCGTCATTGGTATAGCTAACAGCATTGACCTGAAGGATAGATTCCTCAACGGATTAAATCTGCAAAAAGAACTTCTCCCCAAGGTAATACACTTCCGTCCTTATAATTCTGATCAGATGTTTGAGATAGTGAAGCAGAAACTGTCTGTTTTCCCCCAATGTTTTGAACTGTTCCAGCCAATGGCGATCAGATttgcaacaacaaagtGCTCGGGTTCCACAGGAGACTTAAGAAGATTATTTGACTTGTTGAGAAGCAGCGTGCAATTATTCGAATTGGATTCTCTCAAGTCAAATGCAGTTTCCAATGTAGGATCTAAGCGAAAGGTCACAATTGCTCACGTGGCCAAAGCAGTGTCAAAGTTCATGGGGTCTGCTACCACAAGGGCCAGAATTGGCCCTCTGAACATTCAACACAAGATTGTTTTATGTTCTCTGGTTCATAGAGAGAGGTTTGATCTCCACCAGTGCATATGCACCATTGACGAGGCTTATGATTACTACGTCAAACTTCTGAGACGAACCGAAGTTATGAAGCCTTTGAGTAAAACTGAGTTCCTAGAAAGTTGTAATAGCTTACAGACTTGCGGAGTGGTCATAATAGACTTTTCAAGGAAGCGCAATATTCAGTCTGGATCACAAAAAACCATAAAGTCATCAGTAATTGAAGCGGAACTACAGGAAGAAATAAGCAAAATCGAGCTATTAAAGCGTCTCTTGTAG
- the VPS60 gene encoding Vps60p codes for MNRIFGYGNRKTHEQMMLDSSKAIDQAQSGLAGRVSQLDTQISQLNFQLSTLQKKISNTKSTMGQKPLRQRALKLLNKRKQLEAMRDQLDSQSWSMSQVQMTTDNLKNTMVTVNALKQTNQALKQQYSKINIDKIQDMQDEMMDLIEQGDELQEVLAMQNQDIDDISESELDAELEALGEEDLMEDLDLNDAEANGELPSYLNNAMPQFVDDEPIEDKPALETAN; via the coding sequence ATGAATAGAATATTCGGATATGGTAATCGCAAGACGCACGAGCAGATGATGCTGGATTCATCTAAAGCTATCGATCAGGCTCAGAGCGGTCTTGCTGGACGTGTATCGCAACTTGACACGCAGATCTCACAGCTTAATTTCCAACTATCAACACtacaaaaaaagataagTAATACAAAGTCGACTATGGGCCAAAAACCCCTAAGGCAACGGGCACTAAAGCTTTTGAACAAGAGGAAACAACTTGAAGCGATGAGAGACCAACTCGATTCTCAATCATGGTCTATGTCCCAAGTTCAAATGACTACAGACAACTTGAAAAACACAATGGTTACCGTAAATGCATTGAAGCAAACGAATCAAGCGTTGAAACAGCAATACAGTAAAATTAATATTGACAAAATTCAGGATATGCAAGATGAAATGATGGACTTAATAGAGCAAGGAGACGAGCTCCAAGAAGTATTAGCTATGCAAAACCAAGATATCGATGATATTAGTGAAAGTGAGCTAGATGCGGAACTTGAGGCTCTTGGGGAAGAAGACCTTATGGAAGATCTCGACTTGAACGACGCTGAAGCAAATGGGGAGTTACCATCCTATTTAAACAATGCTATGCCtcaatttgttgatgatgaaccAATAGAGGACAAACCAGCTCTTGAAACTGCTAATTAG
- the COQ3 gene encoding hexaprenyldihydroxybenzoate methyltransferase (mitochondrial), with translation MFRKPGLLTSVRRLYSDIPKYNTDFISSSNNAASKSSQSTNNLNSPKTASTSTSDDEIHHFQQLAPTWWDTWGSQRILHKMNLARLDFIQRILRNEIKIENKDVYIPGFNHREHLPAYVSKAIEKDIFKEVNSLLAQKKFDALDIGCGGGILSESLARLPFVQSVTGIDLTPECIEVAKEHALKDPSIKDKIFYKLLPLEKVHGQYDIVTMFEMLEHVNEPSEILSQAWKKLKPDGIMFLSTINRDPISWFTTIFMGEHILKVVPKGTHHLDKYINSSEIEEWFQQNVAEKYQILETKGTMYLPVNGWIEHDCANVGNYFMAIKKVK, from the coding sequence ATGTTTCGTAAGCCTGGTCTTCTAACTTCAGTCAGAAGGTTGTATTCTGATATTCCAAAGTATAACACCGacttcatttcttcaagcAATAATGCAGCGTCAAAATCATCACAATCAACAAATAACTTGAATTCTCCTAAGACCGCGAGCACAAGTACATCTGATGACGAAATCCATCATTTTCAGCAACTAGCACCTACCTGGTGGGATACCTGGGGTTCACAGCGTATCTTACACAAGATGAATTTAGCAAGGCTTGATTTCATCCAAAGGATTCtaagaaatgaaatcaagattgaaaacaaagatgTCTACATTCCTGGTTTCAATCATCGCGAACATTTGCCAGCATATGTATCAAAGgccattgaaaaagatattttTAAAGAAGTTAATTCTCTTTTGGCACAGAAGAAGTTTGACGCTCTTGATATTGGCTGTGGAGGTGGAATCCTCTCCGAGTCTTTAGCAAGGTTACCGTTTGTTCAGAGCGTTACAGGTATTGATCTTACGCCTGAGTGTATCGAAGTTGCAAAAGAACATGCATTGAAAGATCCTTCTATCAAAGATAAAATATTTTACAAGCTTTTGCCTCTGGAAAAAGTTCATGGTCAATATGATATTGTAACTATGTTTGAAATGTTGGAGCATGTAAATGAACCGAGTGAAATTTTAAGTCAAGCTTGGAAAAAGCTTAAGCCGGATGGTATCATGTTCTTAAGTACTATCAACAGAGACCCAATCTCGTGGTTTACTACTATATTCATGGGAGAACATATATTAAAAGTAGTCCCTAAGGGAACCCATCACCTTGACAAGTACATCAACTCATCAGAAATCGAAGAATGGTTCCAACAAAACGTTGCAGAGAAATATCAGATATTAGAAACTAAGGGAACGATGTATTTGCCTGTAAATGGATGGATAGAACACGATTGTGCTAATGTTGGAAATTACTTCATGGCTATTAAAAAGGTTAAATAa